The following are encoded together in the Lathyrus oleraceus cultivar Zhongwan6 chromosome 3, CAAS_Psat_ZW6_1.0, whole genome shotgun sequence genome:
- the LOC127125634 gene encoding rho GTPase-activating protein 5 — protein sequence MMEVLQFPSPSSCSSSPCVRLNSNDASHQTSLLNNDETETVIHRFQIQHQQQQQQNQDKDRERDQLSILTLLIATFRKSLIGCSTTATDIASSMEIGWPSNVRHVAHVTFDRFHGFLGLPVEFEPEVPRRPPSASTSVFGVSTESMQLSFDARGNSVPTILLLMQRHLYAQGGLQAEGIFRINAENSQEEFVREQLNRGVVPNGIDVHCLAGLIKAWFRELPTGILDPLSPEQVMQSQSEEECAQLVRLLPPTEAALLDWAVNLMADVAQLEHLNKMNARNVAMVFAPNMTHMVDPLTALMYAVQVMNFLKTLVVMTLKEREESITKLNPVSNINSFDDDGHQNDSQVLFKDDSEYGNNFSDEDTVFVTAEPSHQSPTHLFKDGCETESGSKSLPTSAESFISSGNRLLVDSCPCGVVSQICSLAMGDQTKICKNKSLQLNTSDTDKCSAGAVEKNRGIALIGRINSRSELADSWR from the exons ATGATGGAAGTGCTTCAATTCCCTTCACCTTCAAGCTGTTCATCAAGTCCATGCGTTCGTCTCAACTCCAATGATGCTTCACACCAAACTTCTCTTCTTAACAACGACGAAACTGAAACTGTTATTCACCGTTTTCAGATTCAAcaccagcaacagcaacaacagaaTCAAGACAAGGATAGAGAAAGAGATCAACTTTCTATTTTGACTCTTCTGATTGCTACTTTTAGAAAATCTTTGATTGGTTGTAGCACTACTGCTACTGATATTGCTTCTTCCATGGAAATTGGTTGGCCTTCCAATGTTAGACACGTTGCTCATGTTACTTTTGATCGCTTTCATGGTTTTCTTGGCTTGCCTGTTGAATTTGAACCTGAAGTTCCAAGAAGACCTCCCAGTGCTAG CACAAGTGTTTTTGGTGTTTCAACAGAATCTATGCAGCTTTCTTTCGATGCCAGAGGAAATAGTGTGCCTACAATACTTCTCTTAATGCAAAGACATCTGTATGCACAAGGAGGCCTTCAG GCGGAAGGAATCTTCAGAATTAATGCTGAAAATAGTCAAGAGGAGTTTGTGAGGGAACAATTGAACAGAGGAGTGGTACCGAATGGCATTGATGTGCACTGCCTGGCAGGTCTTATAAAG GCTTGGTTCAGAGAACTTCCAACCGGTATATTGGACCCTCTTTCACCAGAGCAGGTGATGCAGTCCCAATCAGAAGAAGAATGTGCTCAGCTTGTTAGGCTTCTTCCTCCAACAGAAGCTGCCCTCCTAGATTGGGCAGTCAACCTAATGGCAGATGTTGCTCAACTGGAACATTTGAACAAGATGAATGCACGTAATGTTGCGATGGTTTTTGCACCAAACATGACTCAT ATGGTAGATCCTTTGACTGCTTTGATGTATGCTGTACAAGTCATGAATTTCCTCAAGACTCTAGTAGTGATGACACTAAAAGAAAGAGAGGAGTCAATCACAAAATTAAACCCTGTTTCGAATATAAACTCCTTTGATGACGACGGGCATCAAAATGATTCACAAGTGCTTTTCAAGGATGACAGTGAATACGGAAACAATTTTAGCGATGAAGACACAGTATTTGTCACAGCCGAACCTTCACATCAAAGCCCTACACATCTATTCAAAGATGGTTGTGAAACTGAAAGCGGATCCAAAAGTCTACCAACATCTGCGGAAAGTTTTATTTCAAGCGGAAATCGGTTGCTTGTTGACAGTTGTCCTTGTGGCGTTGTCTCTCAAATTTGCTCTCTGGCAATGGGGGATCAAACAAAAATTTGTAAAAACAAAAGCCTTCAGTTGAATACTTCTGATACAGACAAGTGTTCAGCAGGAGCGGTGGAGAAGAACAGGGGAATTGCACTTATTGGACGTATAAATTCAAGATCTGAGTTGGCCGATTCTTGGCGTTGA